Within the Rhodopirellula bahusiensis genome, the region ACGATCGTTTGCACGCTATGAAAGCTTCCTTCGAGCGACAAACGGTAGCTGGCGGAGTTCAATGTCGGAAGATTTGCATCGGGATATTCGGGGGTTGCGCTAACACATGTCACATCATTGGAATCAACCAAATCCAACACGTCGGCAAACGCCTCCACAACAGTCGGGCTCTGATGCGTGGGGTTTGGCAATGCGTCTTTCGCATTCAAAGGGGGCGTAGCCTGTTCAGCGAAGCCAATCTGCGTTGTGGGGTGCGAATCAGATTGCTGTTTGAGTTGCTGCTCAAGTAGCCCAATCCCGCCCAGCTGTTGCCGAGTTGCCGCGTCCAATTGCTCATGTTGACGGTGGCGTATGAAAGCTCCATATGCAGTTTGCAGCACCATTGCAACTGCAACGGCGACCAAAACACGGCCGTGTCGATGCGGGTCAACGAACATTGGCTGCAACGCTCCCATGAACAGACAACGGTTGCTCATTTGGCAGGAGGCCATTTTCCGAAAACGTTAGTCGCAATTCGAACTGCACAAGATCACCGAAAGGAGTCGCTGACATCTCGGATGGCTGGACACGCGAGAGAAGCGATCCAAATTCGAGTTCCAGTCGTTCCAAAAGGTTGGACACCGTCAAGCAATCCATGGCCAAGCCGGAAAGTGTGATCCTTCGGTCCTTCAGTTCAATGCCTTGCATCCAGTGCCCCATTCCAGCGGTCGCTTCCAACGTACTCAACACCTGCGAGGGGCGTTTTGAGCTTGCCAACCGCTCACCAATTTGCTGTCGCAACCTATTTTGGTTTTCGATTTCGGCGGTCAGATTGGCTTGATTTTCTTCTTGAGCGTCAAGGTCTTGTATCGCCTTGGCTTCGGAACGATCGACGTCCTTTCTGAGCTGCTTCTCATAGTTCACTATTCGCGACAAAACAGTTTCGGCGTCCGCGAGGCGACGCTCTCCATGAATATGCAATGCCGCCGTCGTCGCAATGACGATCGTGGTGACAATCAGTGAATTCCGAAAGGCGTTGCTTGAATGAGTGGCTCGTTGGTCGGGCTCAATGATTGGTATCGTGCCGTCATTCGACAGATGTTTGGCCAGCCATTCTTTCGCCAGGTCACCATACGATTCGGTGTTATCTCCCTCGAAAAAATCTGTGATCTCATCCGGGGCCATATTCATCGACGCGAGACCAGTCAGTTTTCCTGCCCAAGCAGGGATCGCCGCCGTGACTTCGTCCAGCTGATCTTGTTCTGCTTGGGTAACCCACCAAGTAGAATCCGCACCGGAGCGGCGCATAGCGACATGACCAAGTCGCGAATTAAATGGAGAACTCCCTGAGTGTTCTTCGGCTTGCAGTGCCAGGGTCTGCTCAAGCTGTCCCGTCGGAATCGCTTTGGCAATTTTGGATGCCAGTGTGACTTCACCTGACCAAACTTCATCGGTCAGGATCCACACTCGGCCCTTTGTTCGCGGCCCGTCGTCGTAAGCCAATTCAATCGATTCGCCCAAACTGAAATCTTCTGGTCGTTCCGTTCGTTTTGACCAAACGACATCACCTACAGGCCCAGCTGAAATGTCGACACGTGCAATGAAGCTATCGCTTACCAATACGACCGTGTGTTGAGTTGCTGTGTTCATACCTAAAGCCGCAATTCCATTTCAATCCGGACGTCCGAATTGCTGGTGACTGTGAAGTAGTGAACATAGGTCGTCCGTGCGATGAGTTCGCCAACGTCCAATTGGTCGTTGAGATTCAGGTCCAACCAAATGACCCCGCGTGCGGCGGCGGTTCCATGGACAAGGTCCGTCTTTGTTGCTTCGAAGGACCCAGACGGGCCGACCGGAATCATGACTTCTTCGACTGCTCCCGAAGTGCCCCCATTTCCGTTGACGCAGTACAGCAGTATCCCCGACTGTTGAAGGCCCAGAAGAGACGGGAT harbors:
- a CDS encoding PilN domain-containing protein, yielding MNTATQHTVVLVSDSFIARVDISAGPVGDVVWSKRTERPEDFSLGESIELAYDDGPRTKGRVWILTDEVWSGEVTLASKIAKAIPTGQLEQTLALQAEEHSGSSPFNSRLGHVAMRRSGADSTWWVTQAEQDQLDEVTAAIPAWAGKLTGLASMNMAPDEITDFFEGDNTESYGDLAKEWLAKHLSNDGTIPIIEPDQRATHSSNAFRNSLIVTTIVIATTAALHIHGERRLADAETVLSRIVNYEKQLRKDVDRSEAKAIQDLDAQEENQANLTAEIENQNRLRQQIGERLASSKRPSQVLSTLEATAGMGHWMQGIELKDRRITLSGLAMDCLTVSNLLERLELEFGSLLSRVQPSEMSATPFGDLVQFELRLTFSENGLLPNEQPLSVHGSVAANVR